In Odocoileus virginianus isolate 20LAN1187 ecotype Illinois chromosome 5, Ovbor_1.2, whole genome shotgun sequence, a single window of DNA contains:
- the LOC110136187 gene encoding protein angel homolog 2-like: MRTGRKPDGCAICFKHSKFSLLSVNPVEFYRRDVPLLDRDTVGLVLLLKPKIPSAASPAICVAHTHLLYNPRRGDIKLTQLAMLLAEISSVAHQKDGSLCPIVMCGDFNSVPGSPLYSFIKEGKLNYEGLAIGKVSGQEQSSRGQRILPIPIWPPNLGISQNCVYEVQQLPKVEKPDGDLTQTEPDKTEVLVTVEKLSSNLQHHFSLSSVYSHYLPDTGIPEVTTCHSRSAITVDYIFYSAEKEGVAEQPGAEVTLVGGLKLLARLSLLTEEDLWTVNGLPNENNSSDHLPLLAKFRLEL, encoded by the coding sequence ATGCGGACAGGAAGGAAACCTGATGGCTGTGCCATTTGCTTCAAACATTCCAAATTTTCACTCTTATCAGTGAACCCAGTGGAATTCTACCGCCGTGATGTTCCTCTATTGGACAGAGACACTGTTGGATTAGTGTTGCTCTTGAAGCCCAAGATTCCAAGCGCTGCCTCCCCTGCCATCTGTGTAGCTCACACACATCTGTTGTATAACCCAAGGCGAGGTGACATTAAACTGACCCAATTGGCAATGCTGCTGGCAGAGATTTCCAGTGTTGCCCATCAGAAAGATGGCAGCCTCTGCCCCATTGTTATGTGTGGGGACTTCAATTCTGTTCCTGGTTCTCCACTCTATAGTTTTATTAAGGAGGGAAAATTGAATTACGAAGGACTTGCCATAGGAAAGGTATCTGGCCAGGAACAGTCTTCACGGGGACAAAGAATTTTACCTATTCCAATTTGGCCCCCAAACCTAGGTATCTCACAGAACTGTGTGTATGAGGTACAGCAGTTACCAAAAGTAGAAAAGCCAGACGGTGATCTGACACAGACAGAGCCGGACAAGACAGAGGTCCTGGTGACAGTGGAAAAGTTATCTTCAAACTTACAGCACCATTTCAGCTTGTCATCTGTTTATTCACATTATTTGCCTGACACTGGAATCCCAGAAGTGACCACCTGTCATTCCCGAAGTGCCATAACTGTGgattatattttctattctgCTGAAAAGGAAGGTGTTGCAGAGCAGCCAGGAGCTGAAGTTACTTTGGTTGGTGGCTTGAAACTTCTAGCCAGACTGTCACTTCTTACAGAAGAAGACTTATGGACTGTTAACGGACTTCCGAATGAAAATAACTCTTCGGATCATCTGCCTTTATTGGCTAAATTCAGACTTGAGCTCTGA